Part of the Ruegeria sp. AD91A genome, GCAAGTAGAGAACAATACCCGGGAAAGCCACGAGCGCTGCGATGGTCAGGGCGTCGGCAATGAAAAAGGGTGTGACACCCTTGAAAACATCCTGAACACTCAGGTCCGGGCGCACACCGGCAACGACAAAGCAGTTCAGCCCAATGGGCGGTGTAATCAGGCAAAACTCAGCCATTTTGACCACCAGAATACCAAACCAGATCGCACACATCGGGCCAGACATTCCAAACGCGCTGTCGGCGGCACTGACGGTTTCACCACCGTTCAAGGCCATCACCGCCGGATAGACCACGGGCAAGGTCAAAAGCAGCATCCCTATTGCATCCATGAACATGCCCAACACCGCGTAAGCCAGTAGAATGCAGATCAGGATCATCATCGGCGACATCTCGAGCCCCGTGATCCAATCCGAGAAGGCACCGGGAAGGTCGGCGAAACCAAGAAACCGCACATAGATCAGAACGCCCCAGATAATCGAAAAGATCATTGCTGTCAGCTTGGCGGTTTCCAACAGCGCGGATTTGAACTCGGTCCAGCGCATTCCGTGGAACAGAGCGAAACAGAATACGATGAAGGCGCCAATGGCACCGCCTTCTGTCGGTGTACCCCACGCCTTTTCACCAAACGGGTTGTAGACAAAGCAGATGATAATCAGGATGACGGCGACAATCGGGAAGGCACCGGGAAGTGCGGCAAAACGCTGTTTCCAGGTAAACCCCGTGACCGATGGGCCAACGGATTTGAAAATCACGGCAATCCCAACGATCAGCAGACCATAAACGATTGCGGAAAACGCGCCCGGAATAAAACCCGCCAAAAGCAGTTTGCCGACATCCTGCTCGACGATGATCGCGTAGATCACCAGAATGGCCGAAGGTGGAATCAGGGATGCCAGCGTCCCGCCCGCGGCAACCACACCGGCTGCAAAGCGTTTGTTGTAGCCGACCTTCAGCATTTCCGGAATCGCGATGCGGGCAAAGACGGCGGACGTCGCAACCGAAGCACCGGACACCGCAGCGAAGCCGGCAGTGGCGAAAACGGTCGACACTGCCAACCCTCCAGGAACCCATGCGACCCAGCGTTTTGCTGCCTCGAACAAGGCGCGGGTAAGTCCCGCATAATAAGCCAG contains:
- a CDS encoding TRAP transporter large permease; the protein is MDTIEIGLWVTGVLLVLVVVGMRVAFAAGLAGLIGLVWIFWAKFGYDPNRFGKALTVAVKTAGQVPHSKVASHTLSLIPTFILIGYLAYYAGLTRALFEAAKRWVAWVPGGLAVSTVFATAGFAAVSGASVATSAVFARIAIPEMLKVGYNKRFAAGVVAAGGTLASLIPPSAILVIYAIIVEQDVGKLLLAGFIPGAFSAIVYGLLIVGIAVIFKSVGPSVTGFTWKQRFAALPGAFPIVAVILIIICFVYNPFGEKAWGTPTEGGAIGAFIVFCFALFHGMRWTEFKSALLETAKLTAMIFSIIWGVLIYVRFLGFADLPGAFSDWITGLEMSPMMILICILLAYAVLGMFMDAIGMLLLTLPVVYPAVMALNGGETVSAADSAFGMSGPMCAIWFGILVVKMAEFCLITPPIGLNCFVVAGVRPDLSVQDVFKGVTPFFIADALTIAALVAFPGIVLYLPSLAG